In a genomic window of Drosophila takahashii strain IR98-3 E-12201 chromosome 3L, DtakHiC1v2, whole genome shotgun sequence:
- the bab1 gene encoding protein bric-a-brac 1 isoform X2, whose protein sequence is MASSAQAEAKVGMAPEQGPTMQRQRKGSGSGLDGSPKSNRSSPTQREEEQKRTKSEDRTSPTERKEEDKDKEGQGHTAGGGGTSSPVSSPQGRSSSVASPSSTSQQFCLRWNNYQTNLTTIFDQLLQNECFVDVTLACDGRSMKAHKMVLSACSPYFQTLLAETPCQHPIVIMRDVNWSDLKAIVEFMYRGEINVSQDQIGPLLRIAEMLKVRGLADVTHMEAATAAATAAASSERMPSSSPKEGGTSTSRTENEREREAEELLAFMQPEKKMRSDWDPAELRLSPLERQQGRNVRKRRWPSADTIFNPPAPPSPLSSLIAAERMELEQKERERQRDCSLMTPPPKPPLSSSSGSGGATSRRMETAIHSLDMPSPAATPGPLSRSSRPHSQSPQQQQQQGGQLPLPLPLHPHHHAPPAPHPSQTSGSSHHPPSPAGDSRFPLGPAAAMAAAMELSGLGPGPPTEPRLPPPPPHHHGGGVGVGGGVGGGTGSGGGSSLADDMEIKPGIAEMIREEERCK, encoded by the exons ATGGCGTCGTCGGCGCAGGCGGAAGCGAAAGTTGGcatggcgcccgaacagggaccCACGATGCAGAGGCAGCGCAAAGGCTCGGGTTCGGGATTGGATGGTTCGCCGAAGAGCAACAGGAGTTCGCCCACCCAGCGAGAGGAGGAGCAGAAGCGTACGAAAAGCGAGGATCGCACTTCACCAACTGAAAGGAAGGAGGAGGATAAGGACAAGGAGGGTCAAGGTCACACGGCAGGTGGAGGTGGAACCTCCTCGCCAGTGAGTTCTCCCCAAGGAAGGAGCTCCTCGGTCGCCTCGCCCAGTTCCACTTCCCAGCAATTCTGCCTGCGATGGAACAACTACCAAACCAATCTGACCACCATCTTTGATCAGTTACTCCAGAACGAGTGCTTTGTGGACGTGACCTTGGCCTGCGATGGTCGCTCCATGAAGGCACATAAGATGGTCTTGTCAGCCTGCTCTCCCTATTTTCAAACTTTACTAGCGGAGACGCCCTGCCAGCATCCCATTGTGATCATGCGGGATGTCAATTGGTCGGACTTAAAGGCCATCGTAGAGTTTATGTATCGCGGCGAGATCAATGTGAGTCAGGATCAAATTGGTCCCTTACTGCGGATAGCTGAGATGCTGAAGGTGCGCGGCCTGGCGGATGTGACCCACATGGAGGCGGCCACGGCGGCAGCCACGGCAGCGGCCTCCTCGGAAAGGATGCCCTCCTCCTCACCCAAGGAAGGTGGCACTTCCACTTCCAGAACTGAAAACGAAAGGGAAAGGGAGGCCGAGGAGCTGCTGGCCTTCATGCAGCCGGAGAAGAAGATGCGTTCGGATTGGGATCCTGCTGAACTGAGACTCTCTCCTTTGGAGCGACAGCAGGGCAGGAATGTGAGGAAGCGACGTTGGCCATCGGCGGACACGATCTTCAATCCACCTGCACCACCGAGTCCGCTGAGCAGTTTAATAGCGGCTGAGAGAATGGAACTGGAGCAAAAGGAGCGGGAGAGGCAGAGGGATTGTTCCTTGATGACCCCACCTCCGAAGCCTCCATTGAGCAGCTCTTCCGGCTCGGGAGGAGCAACCTCGAGACGTATGGAGACGGCCATTCATTCGCTGGACATGCCCTCGCCGGCTGCCACGCCAGGTCCCCTCTCCCGATCCTCGCGACCCCATTCGCAGagtccccagcagcagcagcagcagggggGTCAGCTTCCCCTGCCGCTTCCCCTGCATCCGCACCACCATGCACCACCTGCCCCACATCCTTCTCAGACCTCTGGATCCTCCCACCATCCGCCATCGCCCGCTGGAGACTCGCGTTTTCCCCTGGGTCCAGCGGCTGCAATGGCCGCCGCTATGGAACTAAGTGGATTGGGACCGGGTCCTCCCACAGAGCCACGCCTACCGCCCCCACCGCCGCACCACCATGGTGGTGGAGTGGGCGTGGGAGGGGGCGTGGGAGGCGGAACGGGCTCAGGCGGAGGATCATCGCTGGCGGATGATATGGAAATTAAGCCGGGAATCGCCGAAATGATCAGAGAGGAAGAAAGG TGCAAATAA